A region of Sphingobium baderi DNA encodes the following proteins:
- a CDS encoding zf-TFIIB domain-containing protein — translation MTGPAVGMPCPVCKVPLTMSDRQGVEIDYCPQCRGVWLDRGELDKIIERSAGEAQPRTAPAPQQPSRDSGWTGHQGSHYDQGSHYKGYPKKRRKSFLEELFD, via the coding sequence ATGACAGGACCGGCGGTGGGAATGCCCTGCCCAGTATGCAAGGTGCCGCTCACAATGAGCGACCGGCAGGGTGTGGAGATCGACTATTGCCCGCAATGCCGTGGCGTTTGGCTGGATCGCGGCGAACTCGACAAGATCATCGAACGAAGCGCCGGGGAAGCGCAACCCCGAACCGCGCCAGCCCCTCAGCAACCTTCTCGCGATTCCGGCTGGACCGGACACCAGGGCTCACATTACGATCAGGGCTCGCATTACAAGGGCTATCCGAAGAAACGGCGGAAATCCTTCCTGGAGGAACTTTTCGATTAG
- a CDS encoding DUF2171 domain-containing protein, which translates to MADLSQVRQHMEIVGADGVHIGTVDKVEGDRIKMTKADNGSHGDHHHYLSGGLVAAVEGDRVRLSAAGSAAVLLEEEDGGEPLTDRTP; encoded by the coding sequence ATGGCCGATCTTAGCCAGGTCAGGCAGCATATGGAAATCGTCGGCGCCGATGGCGTCCATATCGGCACGGTCGACAAGGTCGAGGGTGATCGGATCAAGATGACCAAAGCCGACAACGGGTCGCATGGCGACCACCATCACTATCTCTCGGGCGGCCTCGTCGCTGCCGTCGAGGGCGATCGGGTGCGCCTTTCGGCCGCGGGATCGGCCGCCGTTCTCCTGGAAGAGGAAGACGGCGGCGAACCCCTGACCGACAGGACGCCGTGA
- a CDS encoding flavodoxin family protein — MAIRALPLNCTLKAERNKPSSTSAMIAVLAQAFDKQGVTVSDEVRVAGLNIKPGVTSDEGEGDDWPALREKILDHDILILGGPVWMGQISSVAKRVLERMDAFLSETDEQGRMPSYGKVAVAAIVGNEDGAHFCSAQIFQALNDVGWTIPAVAACYWVGEAMGSTDFKDLDATPKMVSKTAKMLASNAAHLAGLLGKHNYPG; from the coding sequence ATGGCAATCAGGGCATTGCCGCTCAACTGCACATTGAAGGCTGAGCGGAACAAACCTTCGTCGACCAGTGCGATGATCGCTGTCCTGGCACAGGCATTTGATAAGCAGGGCGTCACTGTCAGCGACGAGGTTCGCGTGGCCGGGTTGAATATCAAGCCCGGCGTAACGTCGGACGAGGGAGAGGGCGACGACTGGCCCGCCTTGCGCGAGAAAATCCTCGACCATGATATACTGATACTTGGTGGGCCGGTGTGGATGGGTCAGATCAGCAGCGTCGCCAAGCGCGTGCTGGAGCGTATGGACGCTTTCCTCTCGGAGACCGACGAACAGGGCAGGATGCCGAGCTACGGCAAGGTGGCGGTTGCCGCGATCGTGGGGAATGAAGACGGCGCGCATTTCTGCTCGGCACAAATCTTCCAGGCGCTCAACGATGTGGGCTGGACCATACCCGCCGTCGCCGCATGCTATTGGGTCGGCGAGGCGATGGGGTCGACTGATTTCAAGGATCTGGACGCAACGCCCAAGATGGTGAGCAAGACGGCGAAGATGCTTGCGAGCAATGCCGCGCATCTTGCCGGGCTGCTCGGCAAACACAACTATCCTGGATGA
- a CDS encoding DUF3175 domain-containing protein, protein MTKKWSQDVTEHSDALDLEEGVFKQDDPARIAASLKRSAEQSKRRKGTPLQSAMGMLNFYINRAGDNLGKGQRQVLEAAKDELRKAFGKEPHSSHKEKVHG, encoded by the coding sequence ATGACGAAGAAATGGTCGCAGGACGTCACCGAGCATTCGGACGCGCTCGACCTCGAGGAGGGCGTGTTCAAGCAGGACGATCCCGCCAGGATCGCCGCCTCGCTCAAGCGCTCGGCCGAACAGAGCAAACGCCGCAAGGGCACGCCGCTGCAATCGGCCATGGGCATGCTCAACTTCTACATCAACCGCGCCGGTGACAATCTAGGCAAAGGACAGCGGCAGGTGCTGGAAGCGGCCAAGGACGAGTTGCGCAAGGCGTTCGGCAAGGAGCCGCATTCCTCTCACAAGGAGAAAGTTCATGGCTAA
- a CDS encoding NAD(P)/FAD-dependent oxidoreductase has translation MTLTESHDLRSGAVPWRESGWPAPPSNPFPDEPVDIAILGSGIVGALIAERLSGKGQRIALFDRRPPGCGSTAASTAQIMWAMDVPMSDLARTLGEAEAARRWRRVHDAVLDLGKRIDGLGIDCGRVDRPTLYLAGTILDEAGLAAETEMHRRHGLPSTFLEADEMAQRFGIAPRAAIVSADGFEIKPVRLCHALLERACRNGASVTWPVDITALHPIDGGVLLETADERKCRARNVILATGYERASLFLPPAFALHSTFAIATPPGYAPPWREQAMIWEASDPYLYVRADRLGRIIAGGEDQDSSDEETRDARIAVKAGTIAAKLEAMLGAGPIPIDRAWAALFGSSPDGLPAIGPAAAMPHVWLAAGFGGNGIAFANLAAQIFERELNGVHDPDRDCFSPYRFA, from the coding sequence GTGACGCTTACGGAGTCGCATGATCTGCGCAGCGGTGCCGTGCCGTGGCGCGAGTCCGGATGGCCGGCGCCGCCGTCGAACCCCTTTCCAGACGAGCCTGTCGACATTGCCATCCTTGGATCGGGCATCGTCGGCGCGCTGATCGCGGAGCGGTTGAGCGGCAAAGGACAGCGCATCGCACTGTTCGATCGTCGTCCGCCGGGCTGTGGCAGCACAGCGGCGTCGACCGCCCAGATCATGTGGGCAATGGACGTGCCGATGAGCGATCTTGCCCGAACACTGGGCGAAGCGGAGGCCGCACGGCGATGGCGACGCGTACATGATGCCGTCCTGGACCTGGGAAAGCGGATCGATGGACTTGGCATCGATTGCGGAAGGGTTGACCGCCCGACGCTCTATCTCGCCGGCACCATCCTCGATGAGGCGGGACTTGCAGCGGAAACGGAGATGCATCGCCGCCATGGGCTGCCATCGACCTTCCTGGAGGCGGACGAAATGGCGCAGCGCTTCGGCATCGCCCCGCGCGCGGCAATCGTCTCGGCGGACGGCTTTGAAATCAAGCCGGTGCGCCTCTGCCATGCCTTGCTCGAGCGCGCATGTCGAAACGGCGCGAGCGTGACCTGGCCGGTCGATATCACGGCGCTCCATCCCATTGACGGCGGCGTCCTTCTCGAAACGGCAGATGAACGCAAGTGCCGGGCAAGGAACGTCATTCTCGCCACGGGCTACGAGCGGGCGTCGCTTTTCCTGCCGCCTGCGTTCGCTTTGCATTCGACTTTCGCGATCGCCACGCCGCCCGGCTATGCGCCGCCATGGCGCGAGCAGGCGATGATCTGGGAGGCATCCGATCCCTATCTTTATGTGCGCGCCGATCGTCTGGGCCGGATCATCGCGGGCGGTGAAGACCAGGATTCTTCCGACGAAGAGACGCGGGACGCCCGGATCGCCGTGAAGGCGGGCACGATCGCAGCAAAGCTCGAAGCCATGCTGGGCGCGGGGCCGATTCCGATCGATCGCGCATGGGCGGCGCTCTTTGGCTCTTCGCCGGATGGCCTTCCCGCAATCGGTCCGGCGGCGGCGATGCCGCATGTCTGGCTCGCGGCGGGATTCGGGGGAAACGGCATCGCCTTCGCCAATCTCGCCGCGCAAATATTCGAGCGGGAACTGAACGGGGTGCACGACCCGGATCGTGACTGCTTCAGTCCGTATCGCTTTGCGTGA